Proteins found in one Dryobates pubescens isolate bDryPub1 chromosome 1, bDryPub1.pri, whole genome shotgun sequence genomic segment:
- the CLDN23 gene encoding claudin-23, which translates to MRTPTAMIVGLVLCPCGLLLTLIGTLAPNWRQVSLIPNQPVDLIWEQGIWDMCSERQSSHDRLCGQADELGYFEKVPVRAAQGLMPTSLVLTLLGLVVAALGVRCWQKEPRHILAGVAGLVLLLSGLLSLIPPSWYTHELWVLPAPADSTLVVGYSVVLSYLGSCLEILGGLALALSFHHCCKEHRTTKLSPTPVPEAVPPSTIGAYHNPWDVLEDERYDRHGKSTLPCDSDL; encoded by the coding sequence ATGCGGACGCCAACAGCGATGATCGTGGGGCTGGTGCTCTGCCCCTGCGGGCTCCTGCTGACACTCATAGGCACACTGGCACCCAACTGGAGGCAGGTGAGCCTCATACCTAACCAGCCTGTTGACCTCATCTGGGAACAGGGCATCTGGGACATGTGCAGTGAGCGGCAGAGCAGCCATGACCGCCTCTGTGGGCAGGCTGATGAGCTGGGCTACTTTGAGAAGGTGCCTGTGAGGGCAGCCCAAGGACTGATGCCCACCTCGCTGGTGCTCACTCTCTTAGGCTTGGTGGTGGCTGCCCTGGGAGTTCGCTGCTGGCAAAAGGAGCCACGGCACATACTGGCTGGTGTGGCAGGacttgtgctgctcctctcagggctgctgagcctcataCCTCCCTCCTGGTACACCCATGagctgtgggtgctgcctgcaccagcTGACAGCACACTGGTTGTAGGCTACAGTGTGGTGCTGAGCTACTTGGGAAGCTGCCTGGAGATCCTGGGGGGGCTGGCACTTGCCCTCAGCTTCCATCACTGCTGCAAGGAGCACAGGACTACTAAACTGTCCCCTacccctgtgccagaggctgtgCCACCCTCCACCATTGGGGCTTACCACAATccctgggatgtgctggaggATGAGCGATATGACCGGCACGGGAAGAGCACCCTACCTTGTGACTCTGACTTGTag
- the LOC104298686 gene encoding low-density lipoprotein receptor-related protein 2 codes for MAATRLAVRNTCFYALSVLPRHGQPAPCQSHEYPCELGACLNASLVCDGQQNCADGSDEGGNCSVPCQRSCTHLCHPSPQGPRCWCDRGYRLAEDGLSCIDIDECTEWSEGACSQTCLNVPGSYSCGCLPGYLLEPDNTVCKLTGPEPMLLVAVQSEVLSYGLRSGREEVLLATDKDRVVFSLDYDPMERKVLWMDLATESIRWQDLDSGRKGTLVKGVRSDCIAVDWLGRNLYWTDGAAGQVLATRLGAAWRGIPEYTVVMDGNLDQPHSLVLQPLAGDDVVAGLWVSTFLLTRLLYWSEVGSHPRLMEATMDGSRQHVLLAQGLGWPTALALDLTTSRIFWLDEKLGSIGSAHLDGTSVKVLQLGWVQSPFAAAVCEGHLYWSDSKTWSVQQVDKASGKNRTILLKRHGQPHGLQVMHPALHPVVPNPCATRGCSHLCLLSSRHAGRCRCPTGLTLADDETTCLPLRDSAFALLVSPAAVAQVYLKDLPTTSVPQGLPPRRALPLAKVGHLTAIDYAVKDKSLYFAELGNDSIRLLRMKDRGRLSWKKVVAVEGAVTSLAVDWLSGNLYWIEGQPPSIYVAAPGGRWTLELLNKGLKSAAWLALCPRASTMCFVTASSSQGPSATVECAAMDGTGRRAVWKRARAPVGLAFGGAGTRLYWADRGRGTISSIELDGSHFRVVREGLHSLSLFAAGEGFLLWSTTSTNGSNKVWYSQLERGESWWFPMEEELVAMRIYSPFSQEGTNGCAKSNGGCAQLCLPNPAGRLCHCSPGYHLVHGVACTPAVPCPAPLQACPDLQSCISGEQVCDGHPDCTDGSDESDCSSVKVGTQLPVVAPSGMSHVEEQKPASPPAAAKPWQPTSSLSATPGSQEHREPFLVTPSTEEVLGAMPCSSEMCNLRGDCAIEAGQVTCHCALGYRGDYCEEAEVQPVAGPIALGVVVLLLLAAAAVGALAYMRKRDKRKRTSSTASTRVLTLYHRESDPEEEDEEDEEELPPKSDTFVNEAYDGKEELPAPLRKGPSRPNTVVS; via the exons ATGGCAGCGACgaggctggctgtgaggaacaccTGCTTTTATGCCCTCTCGGTCTTGCCCAGGCATG gccagcctgctccctgccagagtCACGAGTACCCGTGTGAGCTGGGGGCCTGTCTGAATGCATCCCTGGTGTGTGATGGCCAGCAAAACTGCGCAGATGGCTCGGATGAGGGGGGcaactgctctgtgccctgccagcgGTCCTGCACTCATCTCTGCCACCCCTCACCTCAAGGCCCT CGGTGCTGGTGTGACCGGGGCTATCGGCTAGCCGAGGATGGTCTGTCCTGCATAGACATAGACGAGTGCACAGAGTGGAGTGAGGGAGCCTGCAGCCAGACATGCCTCAATGTCCCAGGGTCCtacagctgtggctgccttcctggCTACCTGCTGGAGCCTGACAATACAGTCTGCAAACTCACTG GACCAGagcccatgctgctggtggctgtgcagTCAGAGGTGTTGTCCTACGGCTTGCGAAGTGGGCGAGAGGAGGTGCTACTGGCCACTGACAAGGATCGTGTTGTCTTCTCACTTGACTATGACCCAATGGAGAGAAAAGTCTTGTGGATGGACCTAGCCACAGAGAGCATCCGCTGGCAGGACCTTGACTCGGGCAGGAAAGGCACACTGGTAAAAG GTGTGAGATCAGACTGTATAGCAGTGGACTGGCTTGGGAGGAACCTGTACTGGACAGacggagcagcagggcaggtgctggcCACTCGCCTTGGGGCTGCTTGGAGAGGGATACCAGAGTACACTGTGGTGATGGATGGTAACCTGGACCAGCCCCACTCCctggtgctccagcctctggcagg GGATGATGTTGTGGCAGGTCTGTGGGTCAGCACCTTTCTTCTCACCAGGCTGCTGTACTGGTCAGAGGTGGGGAGCCACCCACGGCTGATGGAGGCCACCATGGATGGGAGTCGACAGCAcgtgctgctggcccagggtcTGGGCTGGCCCACAGCACTGGCCCTTGACCTCACAACCTCGAGGATCTTCTggctggatgagaagctgggcagcatTGGTTCTGCACATCTGGATGGTACCAGTGTGAAG GTTCTGCAACTGGGCTGGGTCCAGAGCCCCTTCGCGGCGGCTGTATGTGAGGGGCATCTCTACTGGTCAGACAGCAAGACGTGGTCTGTGCAGCAAGTGGACAAGGCCAGTGGCAAGAACAGAACCATACTGCTTAAGCGACATGGGCAGCCCCACGGCCTCCAG GTgatgcacccagccctgcaccctgtAGTTCCTAACCCTTGTGCCACACGTGGCTGCTCCCACCTGtgcctgctgagctccagacACGCTGGGCGGTGCCGGTGTCCCACCGGGCTAACACTGGCCGATGATGAGACCACCTGCCTACCCCTCCGAGATTCAGCCTTTGCCctcctggtgtccccagcagctgtggcgCAG GTCTACCTGAAGGACTTGCCCACAACATCTGTACCTCAAGGCCTTCCTCCACGCCGGGCCCTGCCCTTGGCCAAGGTGGGCCACCTGACAGCCATTGACTATGCAGTGAAAGACAAGAGCCTGTactttgcagagctggggaacGACTCCATCAGGCTGCTGCGCATGAAGGACCGGGGCCGCCTGTCCTGGAAAAAGGTGGTGGCTGTGGAGGGTGCGGTGACGTCCCTGGCCGTGGACTGGCTGAGTGGCAACCTGTACTGGATTGAGGGGCAGCCACCAAGCATCTacgtggcagctcctggggggcggtggaccctggagctgctcaacaAGGGGTTGAAgagtgctgcctggctggcacTGTGCCCTCGTGCCTCCACTATGTGCTTTGTCACAGCGTCCAGCAGCCAGGGGCCTAGTGCCACAGTGGAGTGCGCGGCCATGGATGGCACTGGCCGCAGAGCAGTCTGGAAGAGAGCCAGGGCTCCTGTTGGCCTTGCCTTTGGGGGTGCTGGCACCCGGCTGTACTGGGCAGACCGTG GGAGAGGCACCATCAGCAGCATTGAACTGGATGGATCCCACTTCAGGGTGGTGCGGGAagggctgcacagcctctcACTCTTTGCTGCTGGTGAAGGCTTTCTGCTCTGGAGTACAACCTCAACCAATG GCTCCAACAAGGTCTGGTACAGCCAGCTGGAGCGAGGTGAGAGCTGGTGGTTCCCTATGGAGGAGGAGTTAGTAGCCATGAGAATTTACAGCCCGTTCTCACAGGAAG GCACCAATGGCTGTGCAAAGAGCAATGGGGGCTGTGCACAACTCTGTCTGCCCAACCCTGCAGGGCGACTGTGTCACTGCTCCCCCGGCTACCACCTGGTGCATGGGGTGGCATGTACACCGGcagtgccctgcccagcccccctgcaagCCTGTCCTGACCTCCAGAGTTGcatctctggagagcaggtctgcgATGGGCACCCTGACTGCACTGACGGCTCCGATGAGTCTGACT GCTCCTCTGTGAAGGTGGGAACGCAGCTCCCCGTGGTGGCACCATCGGGAATGTCTCATGTGGAGGAACAGAAACCAGCCtcacccccagctgcagccaagccttggcagcccacctccagcctgtctgcaacACCTGGCTCCCAGGAGCACCGAGAGCCCTTCCTGGTAACTCCCAGCActgaggaggtgctgggagccaTGCCATGCAGCAGCGAGATGTGTAACCTGCGTGGGGACTGTGCCATCGAGGCTGGGCAAGTGACATGCCACTGTGCCCTGGGCTATCGTGGCGACTACTGTGAGGAGGCAGAGGTGCAGCCGGTTGCAGGACCGAtcgccctgggggtggttgtgctcctgctgcttgctgctgctgctgtgggcgcCCTGGCCTACATGCGGAAGCGAGATAAGAGAAAAAg gacTTCAAGCACTGCTTCCACTCGGGTACTGACCTTGTACCACCGTGAAAGTGACCCTGAGGAAGAagatgaggaagatgaggaagagcTTCCCCCCAAGAGTGATACCTTTGTGAATGAAGCTTATGATGGGAAAGAG gagctgccagcaccactgAGGAAAGGACCATCTCGCCCCAACACTGTAGTTTCATAA